AAGCAACTGCAGCCCAAGCACAATACTTCAGCCGTGAGCGCCGTCTGGTTCTCAATGGTAATGTTTTTGTGTTGCAAGAGGGCAATAGTATTCAGGGTGAAACCATTACCTATTTGATTGATGAAGGACGCTTTGTAGCCCTGCCTCAACAAAACCAACAGGTAGAATCAATTTACATCGTTACTGACCCAGACAGCACCACATCACCGGCTCCAGGGCTTCCCTAGCTAAATCAACCCCTACCATCAGCCATTATGGCTTAAAAACTAGATCTTAATTGATAGAATGGCCTGCAACCACTCCTGGTCATTTCCTGGTCATTGGTCAATTACTAAGGATATCAGGATTATGGACTATTGACTAATGAGTGATTAAAGGTGCTATCTGTGAAAATATTATTAGATAATATCCATAAGTCCTATGGCAGGCGCAGTGTTGTCAGTCGCGTTAATCTTTCCGTCGCCCAAGGGGAAGTTGTAGGGTTGCTCGGTCCTAATGGTGCTGGTAAAACTACAACCTTCTACATTGCCACTGGTCTAGAAAAACCCAATCTCGGTACAGTTTGGCTAGATGATCAAGATATCACTGCAATGCCTATCAATCGGCGAGCGCAGCTAGGTATTGGTTATCTGGCTCAGGAAGCGAGTATCTTCCGCCACCTTAGTGTTCGGGACAATATTCAATTAGTCTTAGAACAAACTGGTGTGCCTCGTGGTGAGTGGCGATTAAGAATGCATTACTTACTCCAAGAGTTTCGTTTGGACAAAGTCGCCAATACCTTAGGTAATCAAGTGTCTGGAGGAGAAAGACGTCGAACAGAACTGGCAAGAGCTTTAGCTGTTGGTTCACTTGGACCGAAGTTCTTATTCTTGGATGAGCCATTTGCTGGTGTCGATCCCATTGCTGTCTCAGAGATTCAAAAAATTATGGCTCGATTACGCGATCGCCAAATGGGAATTCTGGTGACTGACCACAATGTTAGAGAAACCCTAGCGATTACTGACCGTGCCTACATTATGCGAGAAGGACAAATCCTGGCTGCCGGCAGTGCTGAAGAACTTTATGATAATCCTTTAGTACGTAAGTATTACTTAGGGACAGGGTTTCAACGATAAAAGAAGCTATTAACAATTAATTTAGCGATTA
The Moorena sp. SIOASIH genome window above contains:
- the lptB gene encoding LPS export ABC transporter ATP-binding protein, whose product is MKILLDNIHKSYGRRSVVSRVNLSVAQGEVVGLLGPNGAGKTTTFYIATGLEKPNLGTVWLDDQDITAMPINRRAQLGIGYLAQEASIFRHLSVRDNIQLVLEQTGVPRGEWRLRMHYLLQEFRLDKVANTLGNQVSGGERRRTELARALAVGSLGPKFLFLDEPFAGVDPIAVSEIQKIMARLRDRQMGILVTDHNVRETLAITDRAYIMREGQILAAGSAEELYDNPLVRKYYLGTGFQR